A genomic stretch from Frigoribacterium sp. PvP032 includes:
- a CDS encoding cryptochrome/photolyase family protein, with the protein MSETPTASASADAPADAARGGVGPADGPADGPDAGPARARLILPGQYGDEFDDGGPVVIVEARDAFTRRPMHRAKAHLWLSALRHRVAALGDRATHVQVETLDEVLDDEAGLGPFEVVDPPDRQLRAAVRREGRDVRILPSRGFVTSEEEFATWAASRKGRLLMENHYETVRRREDWLIEGDGPAGGKFSLDEQNRNPPPKGATTLGLPDPVWPDEDAIDDAVRADLDAWAADGSVVFVGADDRRRFAVTPVEAEAALDDFVETRLDDFGPFEDAMLSNDWTMSHSLLSVPMNLGVLDPRRVVERVLEAHASGGAPLASVEGFVRQIAGWRDYVWHLYWHLGESYTTDNNALDATEPLPRWWSEVDATEVQAECLRSTLETVHQHGWTHHIQRLMILGNWALQRGYRPAELTDWFTDVFVDGTEWVMPANIVGMSQHADGGVVATKPYAAGGRYIHSMSDHCGSCPFSPTVRVGPKACPFTAGYWAFLDRVEPALQGNPRMMRPLQGLRRLADLDEVIAQEAARTAP; encoded by the coding sequence ATGTCCGAGACGCCGACCGCCTCCGCCTCCGCCGACGCCCCTGCCGACGCTGCGCGCGGCGGCGTCGGCCCCGCAGACGGCCCCGCAGACGGCCCCGACGCCGGCCCCGCCCGTGCGCGGCTGATCCTGCCGGGGCAGTACGGCGACGAGTTCGACGACGGCGGCCCCGTCGTCATCGTCGAGGCGCGCGACGCCTTCACCCGTCGGCCGATGCACCGCGCCAAGGCGCACCTCTGGCTCTCGGCGCTGCGGCACCGGGTCGCCGCGCTCGGCGACCGGGCCACCCACGTGCAGGTCGAGACCCTGGACGAGGTGCTCGACGACGAGGCAGGCCTCGGCCCGTTCGAGGTCGTCGACCCGCCCGACCGCCAGCTCCGGGCGGCCGTCCGCCGCGAGGGCCGCGACGTGCGCATCCTGCCGAGCCGAGGGTTCGTGACGAGCGAGGAGGAGTTCGCGACGTGGGCGGCCTCGCGCAAGGGGCGCCTCCTGATGGAGAACCACTACGAGACCGTGCGTCGTCGAGAAGACTGGCTGATCGAGGGCGACGGGCCCGCAGGCGGCAAGTTCAGCCTCGACGAGCAGAACCGCAACCCGCCGCCGAAGGGCGCGACGACGCTCGGCCTGCCCGACCCGGTCTGGCCCGACGAGGACGCGATCGACGACGCGGTCCGTGCAGACCTCGACGCGTGGGCCGCCGACGGGAGCGTCGTCTTCGTCGGCGCCGACGACCGGCGACGGTTCGCGGTCACCCCGGTCGAGGCCGAGGCCGCCCTCGACGACTTCGTCGAGACCCGCCTCGACGACTTCGGCCCCTTCGAGGACGCGATGCTCTCGAACGACTGGACGATGTCGCACTCGCTGCTCAGCGTCCCGATGAACCTCGGCGTGCTCGACCCTCGCCGGGTGGTCGAGCGCGTGCTCGAGGCCCACGCCTCAGGAGGCGCGCCCCTGGCGAGCGTCGAGGGCTTCGTCCGCCAGATCGCCGGCTGGCGCGACTACGTGTGGCACCTGTACTGGCACCTGGGCGAGTCGTACACGACCGACAACAACGCCCTCGACGCGACCGAGCCGCTGCCGCGCTGGTGGTCCGAGGTCGACGCGACCGAGGTGCAGGCCGAGTGCCTCCGCAGCACGCTCGAGACGGTGCACCAGCACGGCTGGACGCACCACATCCAGCGGCTGATGATCCTCGGCAACTGGGCGCTGCAGCGCGGCTACCGGCCTGCCGAGCTCACGGACTGGTTCACCGACGTCTTCGTCGACGGCACCGAGTGGGTGATGCCGGCGAACATCGTCGGGATGTCGCAGCACGCCGACGGGGGAGTCGTGGCTACCAAGCCCTACGCCGCCGGGGGCCGCTACATCCACTCGATGAGCGACCACTGCGGGTCGTGCCCGTTCTCGCCGACCGTCCGGGTCGGGCCGAAGGCCTGCCCGTTCACGGCGGGCTACTGGGCTTTCCTCGACCGGGTCGAGCCTGCCCTGCAGGGCAACCCGCGCATGATGCGTCCCCTCCAGGGGCTGCGTCGCCTCGCCGATCTCGACGAGGTCATCGCGCAGGAGGCGGCGCGCACGGCCCCCTGA